One stretch of Tenacibaculum sp. MAR_2010_89 DNA includes these proteins:
- a CDS encoding GNAT family N-acetyltransferase: MIQEAKIEESALLTEIALVSKAYWGYSKEQVESWRKDLTISVKMIEEMMIYTFIQETNVVGFYALNPPVEQSIELEMLFVLPNYIGKSIGKQLLLHSFNEARKFDVDEMTLLADPNAVSFYKKQGFEIIAKKESSIPNRYLPIMRKKLSRR, encoded by the coding sequence ATGATACAGGAAGCAAAAATAGAAGAATCAGCATTGTTAACCGAAATAGCTTTGGTTTCTAAAGCTTATTGGGGGTATTCTAAGGAACAAGTTGAAAGCTGGAGAAAAGATTTAACTATTAGTGTTAAAATGATTGAAGAAATGATGATTTATACATTTATTCAAGAAACAAATGTAGTTGGTTTTTATGCTCTAAATCCTCCAGTTGAACAATCTATTGAGTTAGAAATGTTGTTTGTGTTACCAAATTATATAGGGAAATCGATAGGGAAACAGTTGTTATTACATTCTTTTAATGAAGCAAGAAAATTTGACGTTGATGAAATGACGTTATTGGCAGACCCGAATGCTGTTTCTTTTTATAAAAAACAGGGTTTTGAAATTATCGCAAAAAAAGAAAGCTCAATACCTAATAGGTATTTACCAATAATGAGAAAAAAATTATCAAGAAGGTAA